One window of the Triticum dicoccoides isolate Atlit2015 ecotype Zavitan chromosome 3B, WEW_v2.0, whole genome shotgun sequence genome contains the following:
- the LOC119278414 gene encoding F-box/LRR-repeat protein 13-like isoform X2: protein MDDQQLLLGISRSDMLARIERCGRDPAMLDLGSNMLLHFAYEYLPDPPVSPTAPLSLAGASWVPDGVDRISRLPDVLLRDIISRLPAKDAARTPALASRWRPLWRSAPLALVDSHMLPDGGASGPLIIGAPSPRAVTAAVSSALAAHPGPFRCVHLTCSTMDEHRGEMARWIDTLVAKGVQDLVFVNRPWPMDLRLPATLFSCASLTRLYLGVWTLPGTAAVPRGASFPNLRELGLCMTVMEDHALAFLLERSPVLEFLLIMWSQTGARLRLVSHSLRCLQLGYTHLEDIEVVDAPRLERLFLRNVSLPGTGKFTMNSPSRIKIGRAPNLRVLGYIQPGQTELGISNTDIARSKENIVPSVQILAIEVQFGVRNAVKKVPGFLRCFPNLETLHVHSPRISEKSTGKVNLKFWQEGGPMKCVVQSMKKVFFYEFQGSRSEVAFLRFIAERGRVLELMVVVVAKACFSSVDDDVNVKLKPLTGAKWNSKACKLQIIESPRTDVAGPLCRHKIASDFGWADPFDLRYYKEERISVS from the exons ATGGACGACCAGCAGCTGCTCCTTGGCATCTCCAGGAGCGATATGCTCGCCAGAATAGAGCGTTGCGGCCGGGATCCTGCGATGCTGGACCTCGGCTCAAACATGCTGCTCCACTTCGCGTACGAGTACCTCCCGGACCCGCCCGTCTCCCCCACCGCGCCCCTCTCGCTCGCCGGCGCCTCGTGGGTACCCGACGGCGTCGACCGCATCAGCcgcctccccgacgtgctcctccGCGACATCATCTCCCGCCTCCCTGCCAAGGACGCCGCGCGCACCCCCGCCCTCGCCTCGCGCTGGCGCCCACTCTGGCGCTCGGCGCCCCTTGCTCTTGTCGACAGCCATATGCTCCCGGACGGCGGCGCCTCCGGGCCGCTCATCATTGGCGCTCCCTCTCCCCGCGCCGTCACCGCCGCGGTGTCCAGCGCCCTCGCGGCCCACCCGGGGCCCTTCCGCTGCGTCCACCTCACCTGCAGCACCATGGACGAGCACCGAGGCGAGATGGCGCGCTGGATCGACACCCTCGTCGCCAAGGGGGTCCAAGATCTCGTCTTTGTCAACCGCCCTTGGCCGATGGACCTGCGCCTCCCCGCCACGCTCTTCAGCTGCGCCTCCCTCACCCGCCTCTATCTCGGCGTCTGGACACTTCCAGGCACCGCAGCCGTGCCGCGCGGCGCCAGCTTCCCCAATCTCCGGGAGCTCGGCCTATGCATGACTGTCATGGAGGACCATGCTCTGGCCTTCTTGCTCGAAAGAAGTCCCGTCCTGGAGTTCCTCCTCATCATGTGGAGCCAGACCGGAGCGCGCCTCCGACTCGTCAGCCACAGCCTGCGGTGTCTTCAGCTGGGCTATACCCACTTGGAGGACATCGAAGTGGTGGATGCCCCTCGCCTGGAGAGGCTCTTCCTGCGAAATGTATCCTTGCCTGGAACCGGCAAGTTCACCATGAACAGCCCTTCCAGGATCAAGATTGGCCGTGCACCCAACCTGCGTGTGCTGGGATACATTCAGCCAGGACAGACAGAGCTGGGGATTAGCAACACCGACATC GCTAGGAGCAAGGAGAACATTGTCCCTAGTGTCCAGATTTTGGCCATAGAGGTGCAGTTTGGTGTCCGCAATGCTGTCAAGAAAGTGCCCGGCTTTCTCAGATGCTTCCCCAACCTGGAAACGCTCCATGTCCAT TCCCCCCGCATATCTGAAAAGTCCACCGGCAAGGTCAATCTGAAGTTCTGGCAGGAGGGCGGTCCCATGAAATGCGTGGTGCAGAGCATGAAGAAGGTGTTCTTCTACGAGTTCCAAGGGTCGAGAAGTGAGGTTGCTTTCCTCAGGTTCATTGCGGAGAGAGGTCGGGTGCTGGAGCTGATGGTGGTCGTGGTGGCCAAGGCATGTTTCTCCTCGGTGGATGATGATGTGAATGTGAAGCTGAAGCCTCTGACGGGTGCGAAATGGAACAGCAAAGCTTGCAAACTACAGATCATCGAGAGCCCACGCACTGATGTCGCAGGTCCACTCTGCAGGCACAAGATAGCTTCTGATTTTGGGTGGGCTGACCCTTTCGACCTCAGGTACTACAAAGAAGAAAGGATCTCTGTAAGTTAG
- the LOC119278414 gene encoding F-box/LRR-repeat protein 13-like isoform X1, giving the protein MDDQQLLLGISRSDMLARIERCGRDPAMLDLGSNMLLHFAYEYLPDPPVSPTAPLSLAGASWVPDGVDRISRLPDVLLRDIISRLPAKDAARTPALASRWRPLWRSAPLALVDSHMLPDGGASGPLIIGAPSPRAVTAAVSSALAAHPGPFRCVHLTCSTMDEHRGEMARWIDTLVAKGVQDLVFVNRPWPMDLRLPATLFSCASLTRLYLGVWTLPGTAAVPRGASFPNLRELGLCMTVMEDHALAFLLERSPVLEFLLIMWSQTGARLRLVSHSLRCLQLGYTHLEDIEVVDAPRLERLFLRNVSLPGTGKFTMNSPSRIKIGRAPNLRVLGYIQPGQTELGISNTDIVARSKENIVPSVQILAIEVQFGVRNAVKKVPGFLRCFPNLETLHVHSPRISEKSTGKVNLKFWQEGGPMKCVVQSMKKVFFYEFQGSRSEVAFLRFIAERGRVLELMVVVVAKACFSSVDDDVNVKLKPLTGAKWNSKACKLQIIESPRTDVAGPLCRHKIASDFGWADPFDLRYYKEERISVS; this is encoded by the exons ATGGACGACCAGCAGCTGCTCCTTGGCATCTCCAGGAGCGATATGCTCGCCAGAATAGAGCGTTGCGGCCGGGATCCTGCGATGCTGGACCTCGGCTCAAACATGCTGCTCCACTTCGCGTACGAGTACCTCCCGGACCCGCCCGTCTCCCCCACCGCGCCCCTCTCGCTCGCCGGCGCCTCGTGGGTACCCGACGGCGTCGACCGCATCAGCcgcctccccgacgtgctcctccGCGACATCATCTCCCGCCTCCCTGCCAAGGACGCCGCGCGCACCCCCGCCCTCGCCTCGCGCTGGCGCCCACTCTGGCGCTCGGCGCCCCTTGCTCTTGTCGACAGCCATATGCTCCCGGACGGCGGCGCCTCCGGGCCGCTCATCATTGGCGCTCCCTCTCCCCGCGCCGTCACCGCCGCGGTGTCCAGCGCCCTCGCGGCCCACCCGGGGCCCTTCCGCTGCGTCCACCTCACCTGCAGCACCATGGACGAGCACCGAGGCGAGATGGCGCGCTGGATCGACACCCTCGTCGCCAAGGGGGTCCAAGATCTCGTCTTTGTCAACCGCCCTTGGCCGATGGACCTGCGCCTCCCCGCCACGCTCTTCAGCTGCGCCTCCCTCACCCGCCTCTATCTCGGCGTCTGGACACTTCCAGGCACCGCAGCCGTGCCGCGCGGCGCCAGCTTCCCCAATCTCCGGGAGCTCGGCCTATGCATGACTGTCATGGAGGACCATGCTCTGGCCTTCTTGCTCGAAAGAAGTCCCGTCCTGGAGTTCCTCCTCATCATGTGGAGCCAGACCGGAGCGCGCCTCCGACTCGTCAGCCACAGCCTGCGGTGTCTTCAGCTGGGCTATACCCACTTGGAGGACATCGAAGTGGTGGATGCCCCTCGCCTGGAGAGGCTCTTCCTGCGAAATGTATCCTTGCCTGGAACCGGCAAGTTCACCATGAACAGCCCTTCCAGGATCAAGATTGGCCGTGCACCCAACCTGCGTGTGCTGGGATACATTCAGCCAGGACAGACAGAGCTGGGGATTAGCAACACCGACATCGTG GCTAGGAGCAAGGAGAACATTGTCCCTAGTGTCCAGATTTTGGCCATAGAGGTGCAGTTTGGTGTCCGCAATGCTGTCAAGAAAGTGCCCGGCTTTCTCAGATGCTTCCCCAACCTGGAAACGCTCCATGTCCAT TCCCCCCGCATATCTGAAAAGTCCACCGGCAAGGTCAATCTGAAGTTCTGGCAGGAGGGCGGTCCCATGAAATGCGTGGTGCAGAGCATGAAGAAGGTGTTCTTCTACGAGTTCCAAGGGTCGAGAAGTGAGGTTGCTTTCCTCAGGTTCATTGCGGAGAGAGGTCGGGTGCTGGAGCTGATGGTGGTCGTGGTGGCCAAGGCATGTTTCTCCTCGGTGGATGATGATGTGAATGTGAAGCTGAAGCCTCTGACGGGTGCGAAATGGAACAGCAAAGCTTGCAAACTACAGATCATCGAGAGCCCACGCACTGATGTCGCAGGTCCACTCTGCAGGCACAAGATAGCTTCTGATTTTGGGTGGGCTGACCCTTTCGACCTCAGGTACTACAAAGAAGAAAGGATCTCTGTAAGTTAG